The genomic region ttgctgctttgttttcatcagtctcattaaagacacacttacacttcctcagacctggtctcaaccatcggactccaccgggctccaccctgaaaagaggaggggggtcagaaCAGCATTTCAGCATGCagacatggacattacatggctctcatacacacagtgtgttcaggTTCTGGTCTAATGGAGGCTTTTATGTAGtgatggacattcagcaaacaactgaGGAATTGGAGtcttatcttggaattctacggagcagggaggtgacatggaggaaagatttgatttcaattctctatttcacagcagttttggtgtcagacacctgctttcagtctcactctgtcacccgccaaactaatgtgacacaacaggaagcaggaaactgcagagcaaagtccaagaggctcaacttcacatacattttcctttctctaatgtctgtggactgatctcagaGCTGAAATGTGGTGAAAAAGCTGAGCTTCAGACGTTTTCCTGTGTTCAGAGGACGTCTAGTTCACCTATAGCTACTGGACATCGATCATTACtcacagactttgtggcttaaaaagaaagaaagaaaaaaatcaatcacaaactaattatTAAACTGGGAACAAGAAACAAGTGattcctctttgacagattgtaatgatgaaatgaacacgTTCTAGTTGTGATTGTCtcatatacagtgcctataaagGTTATTCAGCCCCTTcgatgttttatcctttttttgacataaatcaatcatggtcaataaaagctggcaactttgacaaaaaatgtctgaaaaatacctcattaatgtcaaagtagAAACAGGTTTCTttaaagtaatgtcaattaaatacaaatatgtaacgtgaaatcagtgtttgcataaTATTCactctttttaaaatgacctaATCAAACAAAGTTCCacatatttggtgctagtagtcccacaagTGAAATAGGGATCAACTGAGTGAAGTGAATGCGTGAATGCgaatgaataaagacaaaagaacactcccagcaactcagagaacaggtcattgaaaagcaatATTCAGGggatggaaacaaaaaaatctccaaggtactgaacatcccccagagttcagtgaaatccatcatgaAGAAAAATTATAAGAATACGGCACATAATATGGAGcaactgtacatacaacaactgttgcccaggTTCTTCACGAGTCAAGGCTTAATGGGACAGTGGCAaagagaaagccactgttgaagaaaactcatgttaaatcaagACTTGAGtttgccaataggcatgtgaaagactccatggtccagtgaaagagggttctttggtcttatgagaccaaaatggttgttttgtccatcagacaagatgctatgtttggcacaaaataaacactggtggtggtggcagcatcatcatcagagataatcttttatttatttttttgtcaaagtcatcaacttataatttataaataaaataattaaacatccaagggggtgaatactttttataagcACTGtacagtggcttgtaaaagCATTCCTACCCCTTGAacctttccacattttctcacattatgaccacaaacataaatatattttattggaatgttatgtaAGTCCGCCCCACATAGCGTTTTGCATTTAGGCCAAAAAGTtcaattttggtctcatctgaccagaGCACCTTCTTCCACACGTTTGCTGGGTCACTCACACGGCTTCTGGCAAACTGCAAACGGGActtcttgtggttttcttttaacaataGCTTTCTTCTTGTCACTCTTCCATCAAGTCCAGATTTGTGCAGTGCACAACTGATAGTTGTCCTATGGACAGATTCCCCCACCTGAGCCGTAAatctctgcagttcatccagaGACCATTGGCCTCTTGGCTGCAACTCTGATCAGTGCTCTCCTTGTTCGGCCTGTTAGTTTAGGTAGACGACCATGTCTCGGTAGGTTTGCAGTTGTGCCATACTCTGTCCATTTGTGAATGATGGACTGAACAGTGGTCCGTGAGATGTTCAAAGCTTGAGAAATCTTATTAGAGCCTAACCCTGCTTTAAATTTCTCCACAACTTTATCCCTGACCTGTCTGGTGtcttccttggacttcatgatgctgtttgctCCCCATTATTCTCTTAACAAACCACAGAGGCTGTCACAGAACAGCTGTATTTGTACTGAGATTAAAGAGTCCACAGCGAGACAGAAACTGGTGCCATAACACATTTGTCTTCCTTTGATAGCAAAGaggtgtatttgttttaatcatttaaaccACAGATGTCCAATCCTGCTCCTCGAAGACCTCTGTCCTGGTGTTTTTTTCAACCATCCCTGCATTTACAGCTTTTGATTGACTGAACACGCCTGAGCCAGTGGGccagtgggtagggcagggaGGACAGTGGCCTCCAGTACCAGGATTGGTAGAAACTGATCTAAACAAACATAGGCACCACCTAGTGGAGCAACCAGGTACCACAAGAGAAATACAGTTACATCTACAATCCTCAACTCAACAAAGGACAATGtctgaagctcagctgagatcagtccacagacaaTAGAAAAAAGCACAATCTGGaaattatattaatatcagttaatatatattttgattgatgaaattattaaaacagattaatcaTTGATATCCCCACTTCTCCTTCCgtcagacattgtctgtggctgcagcaggcctctttatacctgagagtgtccagtctccGGTGTGGATCCTcaagtccagcagacagcagcttcactcctgagtctcctggatgattgtagctcaggtccagctctctcagatgggaggggttggagctaagagctgaggccagagtagcacagccttcctctgtgatcagacagcccgacagtctgcagacacacaaagaaacggAAATTTTGTTACATACAGTGGACAGAAAAAGTAAGTGAGCCATTTTCAATTGCCTGAAATTGTTAATTAGCAAAGTTGTTAATtaacaaagtcacaaatataaaaaaaacataatttgataAAGTTGAACAGCAGGAGTCttgatatttcatgtctttaattgttgtgttcaataaagtCACAGAGTGATGGAAAGTATGAAACACTGTGTGATGTCACACAAAGTGAGCTAgaggtgttagcaaacctggagtccaatcaacGAAATATACAATGGAGGTGAGTTCACAAAATCAGAAAATTATAAACAGTGACATAACTTTTTTGCCACTTCACCTTTAATAActacaacattaacaaaaaaaaaggaaaaatgctgcataaaaatgtgtcagttaatgaatcctaacctgagagtttccagtttacagagtggattctccagtccagcagacagaagcttcactcctgaatcctgcaggttgttgttactcagatccagttctctcagactagaggactgggagctgagaactgaggacagagcttcacagatTCTCTGTGACAGGtaacagccactcagtctgaaaaacagtgatgtttaAGATCACACCGTGTTTTAAACTGTAcacctttaatgttgtttctgaacttaaaagaaacaacacaaataaattcagacaggaaaatacagttattttatacATTGTAAAATTACtactataaaaaataacttaaaacttgtgacattAGAAAGGAGGATCTGCTTGGATCTCTGTCATGTCAGCAGatttacactttttaaatatatctaGTTATTTAAAGCAGAGGTCCCAAACCCCCGGGCCACGGACCAGTCAATTGATACCGGACgacacagtaaaaataacttAACTTACATTacttaagttttatttattacctgattctgaacaatgttttattttggaaaattaccGGATTCTCTCTCCGGCTCACTCTTAATGCCTCGGTCACCTTTTTCCTACACCTCTACCCTCTTAAAGGGGCCGCTCCGCCTGGTAACACATCATACATTACCGCTAAATAGAAATCCCCAAGCtggcaaaatgaacaaagaacaAACGTATTTGGAAAGTTTCTTTGCGCAGATTAAAGAGCCAGTGAGGTGACAGAAGAAGAGTCTATgacttaaaagaaaaagaaagctgcatttaacagaTAGCACCAGGAGTTCTACTGGAAATATCGATTTATTGTGATAGGTTGTTCCCACTGACCAAGCCTGCTCTGCATAATATGCGACAATTGGCTTTCTAATGAGGCAATGAGGCCTTCAAAACTGCTTCTCCACTTTTGATCTAAAACAGCTATatgtttagaaaataaaagtttaatggcggtcaaattattttactatttatcTGCCACACCTTAAAGGCTAGTCCATAAAAatattgtctgacattaaaccGGTCTGTGGCGCAAAaaaggttggggaccactgatttaaagcaaaaatttgatctaacctgagagtttccagtttacagtgtggattctccagtccagaagacagaagcttcactcctgaatcctgcaggttgttgttactcagatccagttctctcagactagaggactgggagctgagaactgaggacagagcttcacagcttctcagTGACAGGTAACAGCCACTCAGTCtaaaaaacagtgatgtataagatgacaacgtctgtgttaaactgtaatcacctttaatgttgactctgaactaaaaagaaaaaacacaattaaataaattcagataggaaagtacagttattttatacaTTGTAAAATTACTGCTATAAAAAGTCTGTATCTTAACTTGTGACATTAGAAAGTTGAATCTATTGAACCTTCCCATGTCAGTagatttagactttttaaatatatccagttatttaaaacaaaaccttgatctgacctgagagtttccagtttgcagagtggattctccagtccagcagacagaagcttcactcctgaatcctgcaggttgttgttactcaggtccagttctctaagactagaggactgggagctgagaactgaggacagagcttcacagatTCTATGTGacaggttacagccactcagtctgaaaaataGTGATTtataagatgacaacatttgtgttaagaaATAATGAAATCGTTGTAATACAAGACAACATGTAATAAATTCTGTTCTATTGTTGAAATACTGTggatttaatgatgaataaattccagtgtctttacacttacacaactttctttgACACTTTGACGACTCcaagcacaaacagaagatcctccTCTGAAACATTTGAAGAGTATTTTAATGGATCAAACTTGTCTAgttcttttcctgatgacaccaacatgaagagcagcgctgaccactgagcaggagagaatTTAtatgtggagagacttcctgagtccaggtactgcTGGATCTCCTtcactagagaacgatcattcagttcgttcagacagtggaacaggttgatgcttttctctgctgagggagtctctttaATCTGCTTCTTTATGTACTCAGTTGTTTCCTGACTGATCTTTGAGctagtttgtgtctttgtctgcagacctcgcaggagagtctgattggtctccagtgaaagaccgaggagaaagcggagaaacaagtccaggtgtccatttggactctgtaccGCCTcgtccacagcactctggtggagaatTGTTAACTGTTTAGACCACGTAGATGTTGACTGGTcgtcagacagcagattgactccagagttgatgaaggtcagatggacatgaagagcagccagaaactcctgaacactcagatggacgaagcagaacaccttatcctggtacagtcctctctcctccataaagatctgtgtgaacactcctgagtacactgaggctgctctgatatcgatgccacactctgtcaagtctgattcatagaagatcaggtttcctttctgcagctgctcaaaagccagttttcccagagactcaatcatcttcctgctctctggactccagtgtggatctgtctcagctcctccatcatacttaatgttcttcagtttggactgaaccaccaggaagtgaatgtacatctcagtcagggtcttgggcagctctcctccctctgtggttttcaacacatcttccagaactgtagcagtgatccagcagaagactgggatgtgacacatgatgtggaggcttcgtgatgtcttgatgtgggagatgattcttctggcctgctcctcatctctgaacctcttcctgaagtactcctccttctgtgggtcagtgaaccctctgacctctgtcaccatgtcaacacactgagAAGGGATCTGactggctgctgcaggtcgtgtggttatccagaggtgagcagagggaagcaggttccccctgatcaggttggtcagcagcacatccactgaggtggactctgtcacatcagtcaggatcgGATTGTGGTGGAAGTCaagaggaagtcgacactcatccagaccgtcaaagatgaacacaacctggaactcttcaaacctgcagattcctgcttctttggtttccGTAAAGAAGTGGTGAACAAATTCaaccaagctgaactttttctcttttagcacattcagctctctgaaagtcaatggaaatgtgaactgtatgtcctggttggctttgtcttcagcccagtccagagtgaacttctgtgttaagactgttttcccaatgccagccactccctttgtcatcactgttctgattggttcatttcttccaggtgagcctttaaagatgtcttcttgtctgatggttctttctggtctgtctggtttcctggaggccgtttcaatctgtctgacctcatgttcatcattgacctctccagtccctccctctgtgatgtacaGCTCTGTGTACATCTCATTCAGAAGCGTttggtttcctgctttagcaatcccctcaaacacacacttgaactTCTTCTTCAACTTcgatttaagttcacgctgacaaactgcagcaggagttcctgaattaaaccacaaaaacatgatcaatacaATTTCTTAATGAAAACagagtttgacagtttcatgaccctaaatgattcacagttcaacatatacacaacactccacatcttcagctctcatatgtccatgatgttaaatgttaagagaaatcctcttactgctctgcagacagtcagccagctcctcctgcttcattctcctcaggaagttcagtgtgatcttcagaaatgcctctctgctgctcctcctctgctcttcatcctcaccatccaacacctcctcatcctccctctgactctctaagcattgtgggtaatctggactcagaaccttgtggatcttcttcagctcattcttcacaaaagtgacaatgttctcctgaagcagctggaacagaaaactatatgaatgacacagtccaactcaaatcatggagccaaacatcagatccatgttggacagacggacaatccactggtctaaaaagtgcagcatggagattattgggaacacaacagataaaagtagtagttggacatgtccagaccagaaatatggagtccaggtGTGCTGGATGCGGCTGGAtagactgaccactgggaacctctgagctctcctggtccactctgtggaggaaccATTAATAATtagctcacagtatgtctgtccacacagagacacactacAGGATCAATTTGATTCAatattatttgtatagcgccaaagATACAGTTTAAGGACCTTACACAGtgtaattgtatagaaaattagaagacccaacaatcctatttgagcaaactttaggccacagtggaaaagaaaaactctctttccaagctgacagagacagaaaagaacagcagtcCACAGAAatcaagcagcaaaaacattggacaggtcaactggattctggagatatacagcttcAAGGTGGGGGAacaaagtacagagaggaggaaacacaactacaggagagagaagacacaaagttaatgacatgaaatggtggcattcacattgatataggagaaaggagagaggagctcagtttatcagtagagttcccccagcagactaacctatagcagcatcACTAAGAGAttgttcagagtcacctgatccatctctaactataagctttataaaaaaggaaagttttaagtctagtcttaaatgtggagagggtgtctgcctccagaacctgaagtgggagctggttccacaggagaggggcttggtagcgaaaggctctgcctcccattctacatttggaaactctaggaaccacaagtaaacctgtaGTCTcagaacggagagttctgctgagAAAAgatggaactatgaggtctttaagataagatggagcctgattattaagggatttataagtgagagTAAgagttttaaattcaattctggattttacagggagtcaatggagagaagctaacgtaggagaaatatgatctctcttgctaattccagtcagaactatggctgcagcattttggattaactggaggctttggaatgagttattgggacaaactattaatagtgaattacaatagtccagtctggaagtaacaaatgcatggactagtttttcagcatcactttgggacaggatgctcctaattttatcaatgtttctcaggtgaaaaaaggcagttctagagatttctttgatgtatgaagtgaaggagatatcctgatcaaagataactcagagatgtcttacagtattacttgaggccaatattaagtcatcaagggtgagaacatGATTAGACATAATGTCTCTGAGATTATTGGGACCAAACAACATaacttctgtcttgtctggatttaagaggaggaaattggaggacatccaggcctttatgtcttttaagcatgcttgaagtttgattaattgattagtttcttctggtttcatagataagtatagctgggtatcatctggATAGTCATACGCAGAATAGAGTCAAAAGAATCGGTGCAGGTACAGAACCAAAGAATCAGAGACTTATCATTGACATGCACTGATCGGTGGTTTAGCTACTGAGTCGATGGAGATTTGATCGATGATCTGTTTACTGaaagaatagtgaagaaagcttctcctttAAATCAGCAGTTCAAACATAAATCAACTTACTCAaatcagaaatatccagaaagaacacaacaatttatcatcagagaaagtttacaaTGGTCAGACTGactttaaactcacaacaacttactctgtcTCTGAggaatgttgttgttgaaactCTATAATATAATCCTTTGACTGGTCGCTCTTGAACCACACACAGCTAGGTTCAGGTTgtggtccaggagattctggtctgCGATGGGATCTGATAGAAAAACTACTTTGGTGACGCTCATCAGTTCAGCGAAAGTTTatttacaaatgacaaatagaataagaacaataagaaatgtcataatgaaatattcaattcattCAATTCTAGtgacttggagacagaatcagtttGATtgt from Anabas testudineus chromosome 18, fAnaTes1.2, whole genome shotgun sequence harbors:
- the LOC117153007 gene encoding NLR family CARD domain-containing protein 3-like — its product is MRPQEKEEEEGRGNYNYNIQQDVRFLKITLNFLRRMKQEELADCLQSMLFCQRELKSKLKKKFKCVFEGIAKAGNQTLLNEMYTELYITEGGTGEVNDEHEVRQIETASRKPDRPERTIRQEDIFKGSPGRNEPIRTVMTKGVAGIGKTVLTQKFTLDWAEDKANQDIQFTFPLTFRELNVLKEKKFSLVEFVHHFFTETKEAGICRFEEFQVVFIFDGLDECRLPLDFHHNPILTDVTESTSVDVLLTNLIRGNLLPSAHLWITTRPAAASQIPSQCVDMVTEVRGFTDPQKEEYFRKRFRDEEQARRIISHIKTSRSLHIMCHIPVFCWITATVLEDVLKTTEGGELPKTLTEMYIHFLVVQSKLKNIKYDGGAETDPHWSPESRKMIESLGKLAFEQLQKGNLIFYESDLTECGIDIRAASVYSGVFTQIFMEERGLYQDKVFCFVHLSVQEFLAALHVHLTFINSGVNLLSDDQSTSTWSKQLTILHQSAVDEAVQSPNGHLDLFLRFLLGLSLETNQTLLRGLQTKTQTSSKISQETTEYIKKQIKETPSAEKSINLFHCLNELNDRSLVKEIQQYLDSGSLSTYKFSPAQWSALLFMLVSSGKELDKFDPLKYSSNVSEEDLLFVLGVVKVSKKVV